The Pseudomonas sp. MPC6 nucleotide sequence TTCGCCGCGAAAGCGCGCCAGGGCGATGAGGTGCCGGGTGACGGGCATCGGGATGGCCATGCAGTCGGCCAGCTCCAGCACCGCGTCGCCGATGGCGGCCAGCTCCAGGGGACGGCCTTTCTCATAGTCCTGCAGCATCGAGGTGCGCACCGCGCCCATGCCGGCACCGAGCTCAAGAAAGGTCTGTGGGTCGATGCTCACTCGCGCGCCATACGCGGCGGCGGTCAGCAGCGCTTCGTGCAGGCAGCTGCTGACCAGGTCGCGCAACTCCGGCAGGCTGTAAAGCTGCTCGAGGGTGGCGCCGGTAATCACCGAGAGGGGGTTGGAGGTGAGGTTGGCGATGATCTTGGTCCACAGGTTGTCGCGGATGCGGTCGGTGGCCCGCGCTTCGATGCCGACACTTTCGATCAGTGCGCGCACACGTTCCAGGCGCGGGCTGAGGCGGTTGTCGGGCTCGCCGAAAATCATCAGGTGCGGGGTGTGCGATTCGGCCACGGCGTTGGCCGGGCAGTGCGCGGTGATGAACACCACGCAGCCGATCACGTGGCGCAGGTCCAGGGCCTGGCTGAGCATTGACTGCGGATCGACCGCGTGCACCCGTTGCCCGTCGTAGCGTCCGCCTTCGCCGTG carries:
- a CDS encoding 2-dehydropantoate 2-reductase translates to MNASPLRIGIAGAGAIGCTLAARLAVSGHQVKVLARGETLGVIRRDGIHLSDLDGQHHVRVEASDDAASLGEQDLIFLCAKAQALATLLPQLQPMIGAETVVVPVVNGVPWWYFHGEGGRYDGQRVHAVDPQSMLSQALDLRHVIGCVVFITAHCPANAVAESHTPHLMIFGEPDNRLSPRLERVRALIESVGIEARATDRIRDNLWTKIIANLTSNPLSVITGATLEQLYSLPELRDLVSSCLHEALLTAAAYGARVSIDPQTFLELGAGMGAVRTSMLQDYEKGRPLELAAIGDAVLELADCMAIPMPVTRHLIALARFRGEQARH